In Aggregicoccus sp. 17bor-14, the following are encoded in one genomic region:
- a CDS encoding sigma-54 dependent transcriptional regulator, translating into MREYLEFLLARAGYVVTLAATEREAVQRLSESAVDLVVSDIRIGAGSGMGVLRAARALAAPPEVILITAFGTPASAVEAMRAGAYDYICKPFDNEELLLLVQKALEKRGLREENQQLRKSLDSASLWVGRSPAMRAVAALVEKVAASRSTILITGESGTGKELVARGIHMRSPRASATFLPINCAALNEGVLESELFGHVRGAFTGAAADRTGLLVAAGEGTVFLDEIAEVPAATQVKLLRVLQERKVKPVGGTVEIPFAARLVAATNKSLEAEVKAGRFREDLLYRLNVINLELPPLRERGDDIRLLTEHFLSKMREELGRPHLRFSEEALEALERYRFPGNVRQLQNVVERAATLAETEVLGLTTLPLAVRGERELPAEASSVTLSPKFSLEHFLDENERRYLLEALRQAGGVKTRAAELLGLSFRSLRYRLAKHGLTDESL; encoded by the coding sequence ATGCGCGAGTACCTCGAGTTCCTCCTCGCGCGCGCAGGCTACGTCGTCACGCTCGCCGCGACCGAGCGCGAGGCCGTGCAGCGGCTGAGCGAGAGCGCCGTCGACCTGGTGGTCTCCGACATCCGGATCGGCGCGGGCAGCGGCATGGGGGTGCTGCGCGCCGCCCGGGCGCTGGCCGCGCCGCCCGAGGTCATCCTGATCACCGCCTTCGGTACCCCGGCCTCGGCCGTGGAGGCGATGCGCGCGGGCGCCTACGACTACATCTGCAAGCCCTTCGACAACGAGGAGCTGCTGCTCCTGGTCCAGAAGGCGCTGGAGAAGCGCGGCCTGCGCGAGGAGAACCAGCAGCTGCGCAAGTCGCTGGACAGCGCGTCGCTGTGGGTGGGGCGCAGCCCGGCGATGCGCGCGGTGGCGGCACTGGTGGAGAAGGTGGCCGCGAGCCGCAGCACCATCCTCATCACGGGCGAGAGCGGCACGGGCAAGGAGCTGGTCGCCCGGGGCATCCACATGCGCAGCCCCCGCGCGAGCGCGACCTTCCTGCCCATCAACTGCGCCGCCCTCAACGAGGGCGTGCTCGAGAGCGAGCTCTTCGGCCACGTGCGCGGCGCCTTCACCGGCGCCGCGGCGGACCGCACCGGCCTGCTGGTGGCCGCGGGCGAGGGGACGGTGTTCCTGGACGAGATCGCCGAGGTGCCCGCCGCGACCCAGGTGAAGCTGCTGCGCGTGCTGCAGGAGCGCAAGGTGAAGCCGGTGGGCGGGACGGTGGAGATTCCCTTCGCCGCCCGGCTCGTCGCGGCCACCAACAAGTCGCTCGAGGCCGAGGTCAAGGCGGGGCGCTTCCGCGAGGACCTGCTCTACCGGCTCAACGTCATCAACCTGGAGCTGCCGCCGCTGCGCGAGCGCGGCGACGACATCCGGCTGCTCACCGAGCACTTCCTCTCGAAGATGCGCGAGGAGCTGGGGCGGCCGCACCTGCGCTTCTCCGAGGAGGCCCTGGAGGCGCTGGAGCGCTACCGCTTCCCGGGCAACGTGCGGCAGCTGCAGAACGTCGTCGAGCGCGCCGCTACGCTCGCGGAGACCGAGGTGCTCGGCCTGACCACGCTGCCGCTCGCGGTGCGCGGCGAGCGCGAGCTCCCGGCCGAGGCGAGCTCCGTCACGCTCAGCCCCAAGTTCTCGCTGGAGCACTTCCTGGACGAGAACGAGCGGCGCTACCTGCTCGAGGCGCTGCGGCAGGCCGGCGGGGTGAAGACCCGCGCGGCCGAGCTGCTCGGGCTGAGCTTCCGCTCGCTGCGCTACCGGCTCGCCAAGCACGGCCTCACGGACGAGAGCCTGTAG
- a CDS encoding glycosyltransferase family 2 protein, which yields MTDVARVPHAEARPGTWVVVPAFNEGPVVGGVVRELVTAGWPVVVVDDGSSDATGQRALEAGAVVLRHVVNLGQGAALQTGIEFAWRQGAARVVTFDADGQHSSDSIPLLLAALDGGADLALGSRFLGRVEGASKRRKALLRLAASVSNKLSGLSLTDSHCGLRAFHRDVAAPLRMHQSGMAHASEILRHAARARLHVVEVPVTIRYTDYSIRKGQRASQALRILFDYFARA from the coding sequence ATGACTGACGTCGCGCGGGTGCCCCACGCGGAGGCGCGACCGGGCACGTGGGTCGTCGTTCCCGCCTTCAACGAGGGGCCGGTGGTGGGAGGGGTGGTCAGGGAGCTCGTCACCGCGGGGTGGCCGGTCGTCGTCGTCGACGATGGCTCGAGCGACGCGACGGGTCAGCGCGCACTCGAAGCGGGCGCCGTGGTCCTCCGCCATGTCGTGAACCTCGGTCAGGGTGCAGCGCTCCAGACGGGTATCGAGTTCGCCTGGCGGCAGGGCGCCGCCCGCGTGGTCACCTTCGACGCGGATGGGCAGCACTCCAGCGACAGCATCCCGCTTCTCCTCGCGGCACTCGACGGAGGCGCCGACCTTGCGCTGGGCTCCAGGTTCCTCGGCCGCGTCGAGGGCGCGAGCAAGCGGCGCAAGGCCCTGCTGCGCCTCGCAGCGTCCGTGTCCAACAAGCTTTCCGGCCTGTCCCTCACCGACTCCCACTGCGGACTCCGCGCGTTCCACCGCGACGTCGCGGCACCCTTGCGCATGCACCAGAGCGGAATGGCCCACGCCTCGGAGATCTTGCGACATGCGGCACGCGCACGACTCCACGTCGTGGAGGTGCCGGTGACCATCCGCTACACCGACTACAGCATCCGCAAGGGTCAGCGCGCGTCCCAGGCACTGCGCATCCTGTTCGACTACTTCGCCCGCGCTTGA
- a CDS encoding pilus assembly protein PilG → MPLPSWVVLAGSLLSLLLLSAPPERARPGRDRPMLPRVDFLHAVGAAHQHLIADYYWLLTINQIGRAQTAADYRDIYPYADLVTDLDPKFVRVYSFAGVAIPFDKGRQNFVNTDESTRLLRKGARNVPGDYQIEFTLAHNLIFFDHQYRAAADILHRLSQSPFAPPFVSALATRLYAQSGNFDAGLALAAYLRDTAAEPETREFFEHRVLEIQQEQVLQGLDREVARFRDREGRLPRTPAELVERGQLQALPADPLGGDFYVDAEGRSHSTAAKARLELHEDENLRAPPKTASEQAPQN, encoded by the coding sequence ATGCCCCTCCCCTCCTGGGTCGTCCTCGCAGGTTCCCTCCTCTCGCTGCTGCTGCTCTCGGCGCCGCCGGAGCGCGCCCGCCCCGGACGCGACAGGCCCATGCTCCCGCGGGTGGACTTCCTCCACGCGGTGGGCGCCGCGCACCAGCACCTGATCGCGGACTACTACTGGCTGCTGACCATCAACCAGATCGGTCGCGCCCAGACCGCGGCGGACTACCGCGACATCTACCCCTACGCGGACCTCGTCACGGACCTGGACCCCAAGTTCGTGCGCGTCTACAGCTTCGCCGGGGTGGCCATCCCCTTCGACAAGGGCCGCCAGAACTTCGTGAACACCGACGAGTCCACGCGCCTGCTGCGCAAGGGCGCGCGCAACGTGCCCGGTGACTACCAGATCGAGTTCACGCTCGCGCACAACCTCATCTTCTTCGACCACCAGTACCGGGCCGCGGCGGACATCCTCCACCGGCTCAGCCAGTCTCCGTTCGCGCCCCCCTTCGTGTCGGCGCTCGCCACGCGCCTGTACGCCCAGTCCGGCAACTTCGACGCGGGCCTCGCCCTGGCGGCCTACCTGCGCGACACCGCCGCCGAGCCGGAGACGCGCGAGTTCTTCGAGCATCGCGTGCTGGAGATCCAGCAGGAGCAGGTGCTGCAGGGGCTCGACCGCGAGGTCGCCCGCTTCCGCGATCGCGAGGGCCGGCTGCCGCGCACGCCCGCAGAGCTCGTGGAGCGGGGGCAGCTGCAGGCGCTCCCGGCCGATCCCCTCGGAGGAGACTTCTACGTCGACGCCGAGGGGCGCTCGCACTCCACCGCCGCCAAGGCCCGGCTCGAGCTGCACGAGGACGAGAACCTGCGCGCCCCGCCCAAGACCGCCTCGGAGCAGGCGCCCCAGAATTGA
- a CDS encoding ABC transporter permease encodes MSGFGAMVLNGFREARRNRVTVAVAAFAAVVLFSSSLVTEVTVATVDRVLTDFGLGMMSLILVFLAIFLACGLLSREIDRRTIFLVVSKPMSRAQFLLARLCGNMLTLAVLLVAMTVVFFAQLALYRTPITTTQLWAVVALWFELLVLTSAGFFFSTFASQMVSAIATVGLYFAGHLSGDIYLFAQRSESALLRGMGKAIYYVLPNLERMNFRPLAAYGADVPLGTALSGIGYGVAYSALLCVLAIAIFNRRDFR; translated from the coding sequence ATGAGCGGCTTTGGCGCAATGGTGTTGAACGGCTTTCGCGAGGCGCGGCGCAACCGCGTCACGGTCGCGGTGGCGGCCTTCGCCGCGGTGGTGCTGTTCTCCTCCAGCCTCGTGACCGAGGTGACGGTGGCGACGGTGGACCGCGTCCTCACCGACTTCGGCCTGGGGATGATGAGCCTCATCCTGGTGTTCCTGGCCATCTTCCTGGCGTGCGGGCTGCTGAGCCGGGAGATCGACCGCCGCACCATCTTCCTCGTCGTCTCCAAGCCCATGTCGCGCGCGCAGTTCCTGCTCGCGCGCCTGTGCGGCAACATGCTCACGCTCGCGGTGCTCCTCGTCGCGATGACGGTGGTCTTCTTCGCCCAGCTGGCGCTCTACCGCACCCCCATCACCACGACCCAGCTCTGGGCGGTGGTGGCGCTGTGGTTCGAGCTGCTGGTGCTCACCTCGGCGGGCTTCTTCTTCTCCACCTTCGCGAGCCAGATGGTGTCCGCCATCGCCACCGTGGGCCTCTACTTCGCGGGCCACCTGTCCGGTGACATCTACCTGTTCGCCCAGCGCTCGGAGAGCGCGCTGCTGCGCGGGATGGGCAAGGCGATCTACTACGTCCTCCCCAACCTCGAGCGGATGAACTTCCGGCCCCTCGCCGCCTACGGCGCGGACGTCCCGCTGGGCACGGCGCTGTCCGGCATCGGGTACGGCGTGGCGTACTCGGCGCTGCTCTGCGTGCTCGCGATCGCCATCTTCAACCGGCGCGACTTCCGCTGA
- a CDS encoding bifunctional 2-polyprenyl-6-hydroxyphenol methylase/3-demethylubiquinol 3-O-methyltransferase UbiG gives MDELDPKGAPRFDLERIIPELLSSENPLERTTLLTHLQRYEFASGHVRARRVLDLACGVGYGSALLAKAGAAEVLGADLSSEAIAHAKRTYASENLSFVCADAFEFTPPAPFDVVVSLETIEHVADPARLFRRLVEMVAPGGMLIASVPTTLSSDVNPYHLSDFTEAQFRRMFQDAGLEIVDELRQRQRVSLRNLLRIRTGSSRSYQLRSNLVGYYLRHPRMAMGRALQTLRTGLDNRYLVIAGRRAGATRG, from the coding sequence ATGGACGAACTAGACCCGAAGGGCGCCCCCCGCTTCGACCTCGAGCGGATCATCCCCGAGCTCCTGTCCTCGGAGAACCCGCTCGAGCGCACCACGCTGCTCACCCACTTGCAGCGCTACGAATTCGCCTCGGGCCACGTCCGAGCCCGCAGGGTGCTGGATCTGGCGTGCGGCGTCGGCTACGGAAGCGCGCTGCTCGCGAAGGCCGGCGCTGCGGAGGTCCTGGGCGCCGACCTCTCCAGCGAGGCGATCGCGCATGCCAAGCGCACCTATGCGTCCGAGAACCTCTCGTTCGTGTGTGCGGACGCGTTCGAATTCACGCCGCCAGCCCCCTTCGACGTGGTGGTGAGTCTCGAGACGATCGAGCATGTCGCAGATCCGGCCCGGCTCTTCCGGCGCCTGGTCGAGATGGTGGCACCGGGCGGGATGCTCATCGCATCCGTCCCCACGACTCTTTCGAGTGACGTGAACCCGTACCACCTCTCGGATTTCACCGAAGCGCAGTTCCGGCGGATGTTCCAGGATGCAGGTCTCGAGATCGTCGACGAGCTGCGCCAGCGGCAGCGAGTGTCCCTCCGCAATCTCCTGAGGATCCGCACCGGGTCGAGCCGCTCGTACCAGCTCCGCTCGAACCTGGTCGGCTACTACCTCCGCCATCCCCGCATGGCGATGGGCCGAGCCCTCCAGACGCTTCGCACGGGCCTGGACAACCGCTATCTGGTCATTGCCGGGCGCCGAGCGGGCGCGACCCGAGGATGA
- a CDS encoding ABC transporter ATP-binding protein produces the protein MNRTVRALQDMNLRVEAGQVYGLLGPNGAGKSTTIKILMNLVRPTSGEARIFGRAPQDPEARRLVGFLPENPTPYEYLTGREFVTLAGRLAGLSGHELDLRVRESLGAVDIGKAERLQIRRYSKGMVQRVALAQALVGRPKLLILDEPTSGLDPIGRRQMRDLILAERAKGTTILFCTHIIPDVEALCDRVVMVVGGRQRREGSVSELLADGSAPTSEVVVEGLGAEQSERLGAPVESAQRVDGHLVLRVRGEHVQQVLGTVLAAGGRVTRVEPSRHSLEDLFMAAVQEAGRPTAVGGDISG, from the coding sequence ATGAACCGCACGGTGCGCGCGTTGCAGGACATGAACCTGCGCGTCGAGGCGGGCCAGGTGTACGGGCTGCTGGGCCCGAACGGCGCCGGCAAGTCCACGACGATCAAGATCCTGATGAACCTGGTGCGCCCGACGAGCGGCGAGGCCCGCATCTTCGGGCGCGCGCCGCAGGATCCCGAGGCGCGCCGGCTGGTCGGCTTCCTCCCCGAGAACCCCACGCCCTACGAGTACCTGACGGGGCGGGAGTTCGTGACGCTGGCCGGAAGGCTCGCGGGGCTGAGCGGCCACGAGCTCGACCTGCGCGTGCGCGAGTCGCTCGGCGCGGTGGACATCGGCAAGGCCGAGCGCCTGCAGATCCGCCGCTACTCCAAGGGCATGGTGCAGCGCGTGGCGCTCGCGCAGGCGCTGGTGGGGCGCCCCAAGCTGCTCATCCTGGATGAGCCCACCTCCGGGCTGGACCCCATCGGCCGCCGGCAGATGCGCGACCTCATCCTCGCCGAGCGCGCGAAGGGCACGACCATCCTCTTCTGCACCCACATCATCCCGGACGTCGAGGCGCTCTGCGACCGGGTGGTGATGGTGGTGGGAGGGCGGCAGCGGCGCGAGGGCAGCGTGAGCGAGCTGCTCGCGGACGGCAGCGCGCCCACCTCCGAGGTGGTGGTCGAGGGCCTCGGCGCAGAGCAGAGCGAGCGCCTCGGGGCGCCCGTCGAGTCGGCCCAGCGCGTGGACGGCCACCTGGTGCTGCGCGTCCGGGGCGAGCACGTGCAGCAGGTGCTCGGCACGGTGCTCGCGGCCGGAGGGCGCGTGACCCGCGTCGAGCCCTCGAGGCACTCGCTCGAGGACCTTTTCATGGCAGCCGTCCAGGAGGCCGGCCGCCCCACGGCAGTCGGCGGAGACATCAGCGGATGA
- a CDS encoding DUF2304 domain-containing protein encodes MLIRLLLLTGLALIGYYAFLRRTKVPVHIAVVLALLGGSASLVLFPDVTTTVARAVGVGRGSDLVTYLVEISLLFIVLHYYTKFTELEGQLKTLVRELAMLRASAKPSESAPPPSEGHPGKVHELPRTR; translated from the coding sequence ATGCTCATCCGCCTCTTGCTCCTGACGGGGCTCGCGCTCATCGGCTACTACGCATTTCTGCGTCGCACGAAAGTGCCGGTCCACATCGCCGTCGTCTTGGCGCTGCTCGGAGGCTCGGCGAGCCTGGTGCTGTTCCCGGACGTCACGACGACGGTGGCGCGAGCGGTCGGCGTAGGCCGTGGTTCGGACCTCGTGACCTACCTCGTCGAGATCAGCCTGCTCTTCATCGTCCTGCACTACTACACCAAGTTCACCGAGCTCGAGGGTCAGCTCAAGACGCTGGTGCGCGAGCTGGCCATGCTCCGCGCCAGCGCGAAGCCCTCGGAGAGTGCGCCGCCGCCGAGCGAGGGCCATCCGGGAAAGGTCCATGAGCTGCCGCGCACGAGGTGA
- a CDS encoding prepilin-type N-terminal cleavage/methylation domain-containing protein has product MFSKLRKTRGFTLIELMIVVAIIGILAAIAIPNFIKFQARSKQSEAKTNLKAIFTAQKSVYGEKDTYSAKFTDIGFSPEKGNRYSYSMAAACTWNTLTTANQSCIPQDTVRFNTQPNITPVTITAPLSAIGASAGPNGQFAVAAYGNVDNDSVADAWVLASDTVAATAATCGGDSSGTAGAPVNPLNDVSCDQ; this is encoded by the coding sequence ATGTTCAGCAAGCTCCGTAAGACCCGCGGCTTTACCCTCATCGAGCTCATGATCGTCGTCGCGATCATCGGCATCCTCGCTGCCATCGCCATCCCGAACTTCATCAAGTTCCAGGCGCGCTCCAAGCAGAGCGAGGCGAAGACCAACCTGAAGGCGATCTTCACCGCCCAGAAGTCGGTGTACGGCGAGAAGGACACCTACTCGGCGAAGTTCACCGACATCGGCTTCTCTCCTGAGAAGGGCAACCGCTACAGCTACTCCATGGCGGCCGCCTGCACCTGGAACACCCTGACCACCGCGAACCAGTCCTGCATCCCCCAGGACACCGTGCGCTTCAACACCCAGCCGAACATCACCCCGGTGACCATCACCGCGCCGCTGAGCGCCATCGGCGCGAGCGCCGGCCCGAACGGCCAGTTCGCGGTCGCCGCCTACGGCAACGTTGACAACGACAGCGTGGCGGACGCCTGGGTGCTCGCCTCCGACACCGTCGCCGCGACCGCCGCGACCTGCGGTGGCGACTCCTCCGGCACCGCCGGCGCGCCGGTGAACCCGCTGAACGACGTCTCCTGCGACCAGTAG